ATCACATAGATTTCCTGATTCCCGTCACGAAATGAAGTGAAGGCGATCCGGGTTCCGTCGGGCGACCAGGCCGAAAATGTATCGTCGGCTTCGTCCTTCGTCAAGTTGATCAGGCCAAAGCCGCCGCCCGAGTCCGGGGCGGCAACGTACAACTCACGGTTGCCGTCGCGGTCGCTTTCAAACGTGAGGCGCGAACCGTCGGGCGACCAGGCCGAGAAGAGATCGTCGGCCAGGGTGTTGGTCAGGTTGACGAGGCCCGAGCCGTCGGCGTTGACGGCGAACGCTTCGCCGCCCGCGCTGCCGATTGAAGTAAAGGCAATGCGCGAGCCGTCGGGCGACCAGGCCGGCCCAAATTCATTCGTCGGGCTGTTGGTGAGATTCGTTTGAACGCCGTCGAAGATTTTGACGACGACGATGTCCGAGTTGCCGTTGTAGTCGGACTGAAATGCAATGCGCGTGCCGTCAGGCGACCAGACGGGGAAGCGGTCGTTGGCCGGGGAGCGGGTGAGGTTGAACTGGCCGGAGCCGTTCAGGTTCATCAACCAGATGTCGAAGTTGCCGTCGCGGTTTGAGGCGAAGGCAATTTTCTGGAGTCCGGGCGCCCAGGCCGGGTCGGCGTCCCACGAGGGATCGGTGCTCAAATTGACGGTGGCGAAGTTGTCGAGGCTGGCGACGTAAATCTCAAAGTTGCCGTCACGATCCGAGATGAAGCCGAGCCAGCCGGAGCCACCGCCGGGGGCGGTGGGGAACGGAGTCGGCCCTGGGGCCAGGTTGGCGGCGACCCGCAGGAGCGATGTTGGCTGGAGTGTGGGCAGGGAGTCGCCGACCAGCGAGTCGCGAATCATCAATGCGCCGCCGAGACCCATCAAAGCAAATGCGGCGACTCCAAAGGCGGCGAGCAAACCTGCTTGCGGCAGGCTCAGGCCGAAGATTTTTCTTTTTGAGCGTTGCCGGGCGTTCAAGCTACGAGCGAGTTTGCAAAACGGTGGCTTTGATCTGATCGTACTTGGGCAGGACGACGGTAAAGGTGGCCCCCTGGCCGGGCGTGGAGTCGACCCAGATGCGGCCACCATGATTCTCGACAATGGACTTGACGATGGAGAGGCCGAGGCCGGTGCCTACAACCTCTTCTGGCACGTTCTTGGAGCGGTAGAACTTATCGAAGACGTAGGGCTGGTCGGCCAGCGGAATGCCAATGCCGGTGTCGGTGATGGAGAGCAGCTCGTGGTCGTCGGCCTCCAGCACGGCCACAGTGATGGTCCCGTTCTCAGGCGTGTACTTGATGGCATTCTCGACCAAATTGGCGGCCATCTGCCGCAAACGGATCGGGTTGCCAAAGACCTGAGGCGCTTTTTCGGGAAGCTGGGTGACGATGTTCAGCTTTTTGTCTTCAGCTTTGGCGGTGAGGCCTTCGATGGCGTAACGGACGACAAGCGGCAGGCTGAGCGGCTCCTTCTGGCTGTCGAAGCCGGCCTCGATGCGGCCCAGGTCGAGCAGATCGGTGATGAGGGTGGTGATGGCGTTGACGCTCATGTTGATGCGGTCAACAAATTCCATCTGCTGGTCGCTCATCGGCCCCACCCGCTTGAGCAATTCCAGGTAGCCCATGATGGTAGTGAGCGGCGAGCGCAGATCGTGAGAGACGGTGGTGACGAACTCGCTCTTGATGCGATCGAGTTGTTTGAGGTGGGTGATGTCCTGCATGACGACCACATGGCCGACCGCGGAAATGGGGGTGAGCTGGGCATTGAACACCCGGCCATCTTCGGTAGTGACCTCGGTTCGACGGTTGAAGCCGCCAGTTGTAAGTTGAGCGAACAGGCTGAGCAAGTCGGCGTTGCGGATCACTTCAGGCAGAGGCAGGCCGTCCACTTCGGCGGTGCTAAGGTTGAGAGCCTTGCGGGCGGCGC
This region of Chloroflexota bacterium genomic DNA includes:
- a CDS encoding PD40 domain-containing protein; protein product: MNARQRSKRKIFGLSLPQAGLLAAFGVAAFALMGLGGALMIRDSLVGDSLPTLQPTSLLRVAANLAPGPTPFPTAPGGGSGWLGFISDRDGNFEIYVASLDNFATVNLSTDPSWDADPAWAPGLQKIAFASNRDGNFDIWLMNLNGSGQFNLTRSPANDRFPVWSPDGTRIAFQSDYNGNSDIVVVKIFDGVQTNLTNSPTNEFGPAWSPDGSRIAFTSIGSAGGEAFAVNADGSGLVNLTNTLADDLFSAWSPDGSRLTFESDRDGNRELYVAAPDSGGGFGLINLTKDEADDTFSAWSPDGTRIAFTSFRDGNQEIYVMNKDGSEQRRLTDNPAGDWSPSWSPDGQRIAFQSNRDGNQEVYLIRPDGSGLLNLTNNPADDLIYGWQP